aacatcatacacacacacacatggtcaccaGCCGTATATAGTACACAGTACATCCAGCCTGtaacatgtacatatacatgatCACTAACGGTATATAGTACACAGTGCATCCATCCTTTaatatactgcacacacacacaaacggtcacTAGccatgttttgtacacagtacaTCCAACCTgtaacatgcgcacacacacacacattgtcactaaCCATATATAGTACACAGTGCATCCATCCTGTaacatcatgcacacatacatggtcACTAGCCACATATAGTACACAGTGCATCTGATCTGTGacttcatgcaaacacacacatggtaaCTAGCCGTATATAGAACACAATTCATCCAATCtgcaacatgcaaacacacacatggtcacaagcCATATACAGTACATAGTGCATCCAACCTGTAACAAAACTAAcatcatgcatacatatttggATACTAGCCATATACTGTACACAGCACATTCAATCTGTAAcataatgcacatacacacacacatggtcactaGCCGTATATAGTATACAGTTCATCTGAcctgtcacatgcacacacacttggttACTAGCCATATATTGTACGCAGCACACCCAACCTGTAACAAAATGctcacacacatcacttcacaccTGACACAAATTTCACTCCACAACTGCCAGAGAATTCACTTCACCTGTGTCATCTCCTCCGGGGAGTAGGGCAGTGTACGAACAATCATGACCCGATCCAACAGATCCATGGGCATGCCATGTGGGGCCACAACGTCTTCTGTTCCCCTGTAACACACAATATTCACTACATatctctgttcaacacacagTATTCATTACATCACTCTGTTCAACACACAGTATTCACTATATccctctgttcaacacacagtATTCGCTATATCCCTCTGTTGAACACACAGTATTCACTATAtttctctgttcaacacacaGTATTCATAACATCCCTCTGTTCAGCACAGTATTCATACCATCCCTCTGTTGAACACACAGTATTCACTATATCCCTCTGTTCAATACACAGTATATCCCTTTGTTCAACACACAGTATTCACTACATTACTCTGTTCAACACACATTACATCACTCTATTCAACACAGTATTCACTGACACTGTATTTACTACGTCACTACATACGTccttatgttcttcttcttctgcgttcgtgggctgcaactcccacgttcactcatatatacacgagttgtcttttacgtgtatgaccgtttttaccccgccatgtaggcagccatactccgctttcgggggtgtcctTATGTTCAACACACAGTATTCACTAACACTGTATTTACTACATTACTACGCATGTCCCTCTATTcactatatacatgtatatttttttaaatactggcCTGCAGTACATGCACAAACAGGGTTAGTGGTCAGAAGTGTTCAGTGTCCATGTCAATACTAGCCAGCAATATACACTGGGTTAGGTTAGGTTTAAGGCTAGCAGTGAGAAGTGTAAGTAGTTAGCAGTGATAGTGGTCAGAAGTATTAGTGGTCAGAAGTGTAAGTGGTCAGCAGTGTTACTGGTCAGAAGTCGAGGTggtcagtgtccatgtctgaccTGATGGTACAGCGTCCACGGTTGGTGGCGAAGATGACAATGGGGGCAATGGTTGACTCCAGGGCACGGTGCAGATAGGTGAAGCACTCGATGTCCAGCATGTGAACTTCGTCGATGAACAGCACACCTGGCACCAGCTCTGCGATGCCCTGGTCGATGTATTTGTTCACCACTTTGTTTATCTCTTTCCGCAACTTGTCTGCAACCCACACATTACAGTGTAACCTTCACAACAATGCTGATCTCATTCTGCAACATGCAGAATGCTGTCTACCTCTCAAAAACATACACTGATCTCTTCACAGCTCTCTTCACCACATAAGAAAGAGATCTAAATGGTATACTTGTGTCACAATTCAAACACGTCTAACCCCAAAACACAGCAAACTGCCCacatcaaacagacacacagcaaactgTCCCCACATCCAACAACATACAGCAAACTGCCCACATCCAACAAGACACACAGCAAACTGTCCACATCCATCAACAAACATACAGCAAACTGCCCACATCTAACAAGGCACACAGCGAAATGCCCACATCCAACAAGACACACAGCAAACTGCCCACATCCAACAACATACAGCAAACTGCCcacatccaacaacaacacacacacagccaaaaaaaaaaaaaaaaaaaaaaagagagacatttCAATACATGGCACCTACAATgaatctgccttttttttttcaagattaaaaaaaaccacaaccttTTGTTTAACACCTTAAAATATCTGAAGAAATCATATATGGTTATGTTTTATCTCTCACTAAAAACTGTTCACAAAGTGACACGACATCTGGCCACCTACCTGTGATTTCTGTTTTCTTGGGTTTCATCAACTGCCCCATCATTGACATGATGTCCTGCCCACCCTGAAAACAGCACCCGACACTTCAATCTTTGTTCACTTACAGGTGATGTAGTAACTGTTACAGGTGATGTGGGCACTGTTACAGGTGACATGGTCACTGTTACAGGTGATGTGGTCATTGTTTCAGGTGATGTGGGCACTGTTACCCGTGATGTGGACACTGATACAGATAATGACTTTGTGTATTGTTTAGGTAATGCAATTGTTGCTACTGGTGATGTGGTCACTGTTATAGGTGAAGTAGTCACTGTTACAGTGATGTGGTAACTGTAACAGGTAGGTGATGTGGTCAATGTTGCAGGTGATATGGGCACTGTTACAGAGGGGGCACTGACCTGAGGTCACTCACTAATACAGTATGCAATGACCTGAGGTCACTAATACAGTATGCACTGACCTAAGGTCACTCACAAATACAGTATGCACTGACCTGAGGTCACTCACAAATACAGTATGCACTGACCTAAGGTCACTCACTAATACAGTATGCACTGACCTAAGGTCACTCACAAATACAGTATGCACTGACCTGAGGTCACTCACAAATACAGTATGCACTGACCTAAggtcactcacacaaatacagtaTGCACTGACCTGAGGTCACTCACTTATACAGTATGCACTGGCCTGAAGTCACTTACTAATACAGTATGCACTGACCTGAGAGTCACTCACTAATACATTATGCACTGACCTGAGGACATGAATACAGTATGCACTGACCTGAGGTCACTCACTAATATAGTAAGCACTGACCTGAGGTCACTCACCAATACAGTAAACACTGACCTGAGGTCACTAACACAGTATGCACTGACCTGAGGACACAAATACAGTATGCACTGATCTGAGGTCACTCGCTAATACAATAAGCACTGACCAGAGGTCACTCGCTAATACAGTAAACACTGACCTGAGGTCACTAATACAGTATGCACTGACCTGAGGTCACTCACTAATGCAGTATGCACTGACCTGAAGTCACTCACTGATACCATATGCACTGACCTGAGAGTCACTAATACATTATGCACTGACCTGAGGTCACTCACTAATGCAATATGCACTGACCTGAGGTCACTCACTAATACAGTACGCACTGACCTGAGGTCATTCATACTGTATACACTGACCTGAGGTCACTCACTAATATGCACTGACCTGAGGTCGAGCATTGGCCACATCCAGGTCGTGCAGAGTGACATCCTGGATCACCTCTTTCTTCTTGTGAACGTCCCCCTTGGGCAAGGGAACATACTCTTCTGCTTCCAGGTCAAATTCTGTGGCATAGCTGTCTGACCTCCCTTGTCTCTGAAAACATCACATGTCACCACTGTCTGTGAAAACATCACATCAAAACTAACTATAAAAACATCACACGTCAGTAATGTCTACAAACATGACACTTCAACAATGTCTCTGAAAACACATGTCATGAATGTCTGAATACATCACACATCAATAATGTCTAAAAGCACCACAAGTAAACTGTCTAAAAACACCTCACATCAATAATGTCTAAAAACACCCCATGTAAACTATGTCTAAAAACACCCCATGTAAAATATGTATGAAAGCATCATAAATCAAAAATGTCTGAAAACATCACATCATCAATGTCTGACAACACATGTCAACAATGTTTAAAAGCACTGCATGTAAATATCTCTGAAAATATCAAATGTCAACAAAGTCTGAAAACATCACGTCAACAATGGCTCTGAAAACATCACATGTCATCAATGTCTGGAAGCACCACACGTCAACAATGTCCCTGAAAACACATGTCAACAATGTCCCTGAAAACACCACCACATGTCAATAATGTCCCTGAAAACACATGTCAACAATGTCcctgaaaacaccaccacacgtCAACAATGTCCCTGAAAACACCACATGTCATCAATGTCCCTGAAACCACCACATGTCAATGTCTCTAAAAACACGTCAAAAATGTCTCTGAAAACAACAAATCAGTGTTAATGTGTCAAAGAGCAACAGTACATGAACTGAGTCCAGTATGTGACCTATCATAGTGTCAACAAGTCAAGTGCTATATGATCTTTCACAATGTCAACATGTCACATGACCTATCACAATGTTGACATGTCATAAGACCTACCACAGTGTCACATAATGTATCACAATATCAAAGTGTCACATCCTGTCAAAGCGTCAACATGCCACATGACCTACCACAGTGTCACATAAGTACACATATGCTAACCTTGACAGCGCCGCTGTTGGCCTCAATGTAGATGACGTCGcccacctccaccttctctttCTGCAGACTCTCATAGATAGAGGGGTCCAGCTTCAGCTGTTTGGTGCCCTTGGCCGTCTTCAGGCCAATGATCACATGACTCACTGTCTTCCCATACCCTGCAACACATGGCATCACAGTCACCGTATCCTGCAACATATGGCATCACTGTCACCATACCCTGCAACACAGAGTATCACTATACCCTGCAAAACATGGCATCACTGTCACAGTACCCTGCAACACATGGCATCACTGTCACCATAcccatcaacatcacagtagatTTGTTCACAATAACAAATATGAAGATTTGACATACAAACATATTAGTTAatatgtgattatatatatatatatgtatatatatatatatatagagagagagagagagagagagagataaatgaattATGGACATGAGAGGGCAGGGGGTATAAACTAGATAAGAaggtgtgagggggaagggaaatTAATGACAAGGaaaccattccacacacacacacacaaacacacgtacacacatgcagacatgtgcacgcatgcgcaccacacacatacacacacactatggttACTGTAGCTGGCAAGTTTTCAATCATGACATTTTAACGTATTTCAAAATGACTCAAACACAATATTTGATACAAATGAACACTTTCTAATTTCCACCtttcactgtgactgtgtgtgtgaccagcACTGAATCAAGTTCCCCACAGTGTAAAACCCACTGAGTGATGTCTTGCAGCCAAATGTTTGCCTTTCACTGACAATGTGTGAGGCCAGCACCGAAGAAATTTCAAATTTCAAGAATTCCTCCCCACAATATCAAAAAAGGATAGACTCACTGAGTGATGGCTTGCAGCCAGATGTTTGCCTTTCACTAACACTATGTGAGgccaacactgaaaaaaaattcaagaatgCTCCCCACAGTGTCAATAAAGGCAAGGCCCATTCAATGTTGGTTCACAAAAGTGAAAGGAAGTTTCAGCGCAGCATGACATGTCAGGAATCGTGCCCCTAGCCCTGACACACCCTTCCTTACCTCCCATTGGGTTTTCTGTTTCAACAGGCGTCAGCTCAGTGACCTCCCCTTCGTAGACCTCTTTGGTTTCTTTGATACGCAGGCCGATGGCTCGGCGAAAGTTCTCCATCAGCACCTCTGTCTTCTTGATCTCTGAGGAGTACACCTCACTGCCAACCATGGGGCAGAAGGGAACTTTGTTGCCCAGTTCCTGCGCTATGGCCAGCGCTATGGCCGTCTGGGTGCACACACAAAAGTTTTATCAAACATACTTCATCCagattttttatcacaacatttaaaaagttttaaaaaccTTAAAGACCCTAAATGTTTATTGCTACGTTGGGAACCCTGACAAAGAGTGCCACCATATGCCCTTTGCATCAATCATCATCTGCTTTGAAGATCAAACTTCTATTTCAGTTGTAAAGATCCTTTTAGGatcagtctttcttttcttttttttctcctctcaatCTCTCAATGATTATTTCAATTTTTAACTTAAATTCCAGTGAAACATATCCCTCTCAGTGCTGTGTTTCATCATCCACTCACAAACCACACATCTGTATTTCTTTTGTCAGTAAACTGAGTAAAGAGAACCAAAATCCAGAACTTACTAACTGGGGTAATGTTTATTTAATAGATTTTTTATGACTTTAAATAAAACGATGTCAATCtttacaattaaaaaacaaaacttgtGGTGTGATACTGAAGTCACACACTAACAGAAGAGGAGTTAATTATATTGCTTATATTATCTTATTTattgtgtcacaatgtgtgtgtgtgtgcgcgcacgcgtgtatgcgtgcatatatgtctgtgtgtctgggctATATTTTTGTCTGATGAATGGGATATTAATTCTATTTTTACAATGCAACCCTTATTACAAATTGTTATCAAAATACCACAAATACTGAATCATATGGCAAAGAATATATTTATTTCCAAGACAAACAAAGTTGGACAGATATAAAGGCAAAGACCCATCTTGGTAATCGTTAGTGTGAAAAAATGTGAGCATATCTATCTGTTGATAAGAAAATGACAGATTGAAAATGGAAATGAAGTGCATAAAATGTGTGAGTGCTGAGTATGTATATAccatataagtattcattattattaatgtcattgtAGTGATATGGCACATCATAAATTTCAAAGTGCTTTAAAATTTAAACATACATctcagatacaaaacacacaaatccTCCTACCCTTCAGAACTCCCATCAGCAAATGTACACGCATCACAAACCATTCATGGAATTCATTAAAATAAAGGGTGTAGAATGGAGTAAAATCATAAAAAATGTAAAATCATGCTTGAAAATAGAAATTTTCATAATTATAGAACCCACTTCAAGGAGAATTGTATGAAAGGTATTAGTACATgttcacaaatatacatatatcaccaatttctatttaaaaaaaaaaagtcactgataTAACAATGAAACATAACATCTTGTCTATATTTTAAGTTTAACCTAAAATATGTAGTCATTTTGACAGAAcattagagtttcagtttcagtttctcaaggaggtgtaaaTGCGTTCATGCAAATCCAGCAGCATAAACCGTGTTTGTCAgggcttgagtgcatgcttatttataatatatatatatttgtgtatccatcagagtggatttctttttacataattttgccagagaacaacactcatgttgccatgtgttctttttcagtgcaccaagtgcctgctgcacacaggacatcggtttatcatctcatctgaaagactagacacccagtttgattttccagccaaacttgggagaaacggcgagagcgggattgaaCCCacgctctctgtattggcagctgagtgccTTAAAgatgaccattctgccaccttcctcctgaaatgtgaatggtttattgtttagaacATTAGAGATGGAGTTGTTATCCCTGTCCCTGATGTCAGTGAGTCCAAAATGGGGAGTTTATATCTAAACACAGgtatgaaggggagagagacctGCATGGTGCAATACACCGTACACAGTACACAGGGGGCTGTCCTCACCTTGCCTGTGCCAGGAGGTCCTGCCAACAACACCGCTCTGCCTGCCATCTTCTTGCTTTTGATcagttccaccaccacccccgctgcCTGTCACACAAGGAAGCCTTCCATAATGTACAGAACAGCCTGTCACAGTCCAAACCTGTGTACAGTACAGcctgtcacgtagtcccaaacctgtaGCTGAATACACTACACCCTGTCACATAGCACCAAGCATGTATAAATATAGCCTGTGAAATAGTCCCAAACCTGTATAACTATAACTGTATAACATACTACAAGTACAGCCCATCACATAATTCCAAACCTGTATACACTACAGCCTGTGACAGTTACTGCAAACATGTATGAATATAGCCTGTCAAATGGTCCCAAACCTGATACAATACAGCCTGTCACATAATCCCAAACCTGTATACACTACAGCCTGTCATGTTGTACCAAATATGTATAGATATAATCATACAGTCTGTCAACCAGTCCCAAACCTGTTTAAGTACAGCCTGTCACATTGTCCCAAAATACATaactcttgttttttcttcttctttttaaaccaCCACCATGAGAAAATAAAGCATCCCTCCAAATCTAAGAGGCAACAAAAATCAGCTTGCTGGCTGTAGCTACTAAGCTTGAACTTGAAGAAAAGTAACGTTACCAAGGAAACACTGTCACCTAATTCAGAGCGTTCACTCCCATAGTGGGTTCTATTGAACTGTATTCTCGTACATCAACATGGTATAATTATTTTTCATTGTGACTTTGACGTAGTTATTTATATATTGGTCATTGACCTTACAACT
This genomic interval from Babylonia areolata isolate BAREFJ2019XMU chromosome 8, ASM4173473v1, whole genome shotgun sequence contains the following:
- the LOC143285065 gene encoding ruvB-like 1; its protein translation is MKIEEVKSTTKAQRIASHSHVKGLGLDENGYAIQSSAGLVGQEGAREAAGVVVELIKSKKMAGRAVLLAGPPGTGKTAIALAIAQELGNKVPFCPMVGSEVYSSEIKKTEVLMENFRRAIGLRIKETKEVYEGEVTELTPVETENPMGGYGKTVSHVIIGLKTAKGTKQLKLDPSIYESLQKEKVEVGDVIYIEANSGAVKRQGRSDSYATEFDLEAEEYVPLPKGDVHKKKEVIQDVTLHDLDVANARPQGGQDIMSMMGQLMKPKKTEITDKLRKEINKVVNKYIDQGIAELVPGVLFIDEVHMLDIECFTYLHRALESTIAPIVIFATNRGRCTIRGTEDVVAPHGMPMDLLDRVMIVRTLPYSPEEMTQILQIRSQTENIQIEEESLQQLGSLGVRTTLRYAVQLLTPGSILARINGKDSVGKEEVEEIDKLFFDAKASAKILQEQEDKFLK